One genomic segment of Scylla paramamosain isolate STU-SP2022 chromosome 9, ASM3559412v1, whole genome shotgun sequence includes these proteins:
- the LOC135103255 gene encoding uncharacterized protein LOC135103255, whose protein sequence is MTHDAPFLTQPTAECDTQQEGGQSVDVIQREKEFRQAFKDHVEATNILYRTKLNKMLSSAYTGSIMAALQGSIRIKDPKLEYEQVFTTLDKEYGDKETYKAEHTAKADRCRGGSDMAAGYRRFLQVKRAAWNSMFCPIIQPHLLLWLSHPSCPHLSLDQASKATVNIPSQQCSPHHCVLTLSSLQHHCHHHLLLTYCWFQQVTHKHGRRSSSSSDVGDLTCVLHEDREHKGFSEYVG, encoded by the exons ATGACACACGACGCCCCTTTCCTGACGCAACCAACGGCGGAGTGTGACACCCAACAAGAAGGTGGCCAATCCGTGGAtgtgatacagagagagaag GAATTTCGGCAGGCCTTCAAGGACCACGTGGAGGCAACGAACATCCTGTACAGAACGAAGCTTAACAAAATGCTCTCATCAGCTTATACTGGATCCATAATGGCGGCATTGCAAGGAAGTATACGAATTAAAGACCCAAAATTGGAATATGAACAAGTATTCACCACCTTGGACAAGGAGTATGGAGACAAAGAGACATAT AAGGCCGAGCACACTGCCAAAGCTGACAGGTGCAGAGGAGGCAGTGACATGGCAGCAGGATACAGAAGGT TCCTGCAGGTGAAGAGGGCAGCATGGAACAGTATGTTTTGCCCCATCATTCAGCCGCACTTGCTGCTGTGGCTGAGTCATCCCTCCTGTCCTCACCTCAGCCTGGACCAAGCCAGCAAAGCCACTGTCAATATTCCCAGTCAGCAGTGCAGCCCACATCACTGTGTACTCACCCTGTCCAGCCTTCAACATCATTGCCATCACCATCTCCTTCTCACCTACTGCTGGTTCCAGCAGGTGACACATAAGCATGGCAGAAGGTCTAGTAGTTCCTCAGATGTTGGAGATCTAACATGTGTTCTTCACGAAGACAGGGAACATAAGGGGTTCAGTGAATATGTTGGGTGA